In Sphingobacterium sp. PCS056, the following proteins share a genomic window:
- a CDS encoding DUF5675 family protein, producing the protein MSTKQILHLQRTYGAQGTNGALTYDGELVCHTIELPWRNNLRRLSCIPVGTYKLEKRTYTRHGEQIGIPAVLGREAILIHAANDAQKELLGCIAPVTKLTAEGCGAESKKALAKLKSLVYSLWDMDQEVFLHIK; encoded by the coding sequence ATGTCAACTAAACAAATCTTGCATCTCCAACGGACTTATGGAGCACAAGGTACAAATGGCGCCCTGACCTATGATGGTGAGCTGGTATGCCATACGATTGAACTGCCCTGGCGCAATAATCTGCGTCGGCTCAGTTGTATTCCAGTAGGTACTTATAAACTGGAAAAAAGAACATATACCCGACATGGGGAACAGATCGGTATTCCTGCGGTCTTGGGAAGGGAAGCAATCTTGATCCATGCTGCCAATGATGCGCAGAAAGAACTTTTGGGCTGTATCGCTCCTGTGACAAAATTAACAGCTGAAGGTTGCGGTGCGGAAAGTAAAAAGGCTCTCGCAAAATTGAAGTCTCTGGTTTATTCACTTTGGGATATGGATCAGGAAGTGTTTTTACATATTAAGTAA